Part of the Actinomycetota bacterium genome, CGCAGGAGGTCCTCCTCGCCGCGGGCAGCATCACCGAGCCCGGCAGGCTCGCGGACTTCCTCACGTTCCACCTCAACCTGAAGGCCGATGAGAAGCAGATCATCCTCGAGGCGATCGCCCCGATGGCGCGGCTCGAGGCGACGGCGCGGTTCCTGCGCAAGGAGATCGAGCTGCTCGAGCTGGGCAGCCGCATCCAGGACCGCGTGAAGGAGTCGATGACCAAGACCCAGCGCGAGTACTTCCTCCGCGAGCAGCTCAAGGCGATACAACAAGAGCTGGGGCAGTACGACGAGGTCCAGGCCGAGGTCGAGGAGTACACCGAGAAGATCAAGCAGTCCGGGATGCCCGAGGAGGTCGCTGAGAAGGCCCTCAAGGAGGTCGGGCGCCTCGAGAAGATGCCGCCCGCCAGCGCCGAGACCGGCGTCATCCGCACCTACCTCGACTGGCTCACCGGTCTGCCATGGCAGGTGACGGACGAGGAGAAGCTCGACCTCCTCGAGGCCCAGCGCATCCTCGACGAGGACCACTACGGGCTCGAGAAGGTCAAGGAGCGCATCCTCGAGTACCTCGCCGTGCACAAGCTCACCGACAAGATGCGCGGGCCGATCCTGTGCTTCGTCGGCCCTCCGGGCGTCGGCAAGACCTCGATAGGCAAGTCGATCGCACGGGCGCTCAACCGCAAGTTCATCAGGATGTCGCTCGGCGGCGTGCGCGACGAGGCCGAGGTCCGCGGGCACCGGCGCACGTACGTCGGCGCGCTGCCGGGCCGCATCATCCAGTCGGTCAGCCAGGCCGGTACGCGCAACCCGGTGTTCATGATGGACGAGGTCGACAAGGTCGGCGCCGACTTCCGGGGCGACCCCACCTCGGCGCTGCTCGAGGTCCTCGACCCGGAGCAGAACTACTCGTTCCAGGACCACTACCTCGAGGCGCCGTTCGACCTGTCGGACGTCATGTTCATCACGACCGCGAACCTGCTCGATCCGATCCCGGCGCCGCTGCGTGACCGCATGGAGGTCATCCACTTCCCCGGCTACACCGAGGAGGAGAAGCTCCACATCGCGAGGCGCTACCTCGTGCCGAAGCAGATCCGCGAGCATGGGCTGTCCGAAGCCAAGGTCGAGTTCGACGACTCGGCGCTCAAGGAGATCGTGCGACGGTACACGCGCGAGGCGGGGGTGCGCGGGCTCGAGCGCAACGTCGCGGCGATCTGCCGGCAGGTGGCCCGCAAGGTGG contains:
- the lon gene encoding endopeptidase La; this encodes MSDDPVGGDVLPLIPLRDLTLFPNLVVPLFVGRERSINALEEAMRAGHLVALVTQKRADTQDPGRDDIYDIGCVANILQELKLPDGTAKALVEGQRRIRVLELVEDRPYLAVRVEYIEEDTSVDMETEALMRAIVDDFEKAAALGKPIPQEVLLAAGSITEPGRLADFLTFHLNLKADEKQIILEAIAPMARLEATARFLRKEIELLELGSRIQDRVKESMTKTQREYFLREQLKAIQQELGQYDEVQAEVEEYTEKIKQSGMPEEVAEKALKEVGRLEKMPPASAETGVIRTYLDWLTGLPWQVTDEEKLDLLEAQRILDEDHYGLEKVKERILEYLAVHKLTDKMRGPILCFVGPPGVGKTSIGKSIARALNRKFIRMSLGGVRDEAEVRGHRRTYVGALPGRIIQSVSQAGTRNPVFMMDEVDKVGADFRGDPTSALLEVLDPEQNYSFQDHYLEAPFDLSDVMFITTANLLDPIPAPLRDRMEVIHFPGYTEEEKLHIARRYLVPKQIREHGLSEAKVEFDDSALKEIVRRYTREAGVRGLERNVAAICRQVARKVVEGKRGKTRVTGRTVAKYLGPEKFTFGLAEERDEVGVSTGLVWTEVGGDVIFIEATTMAGKGALILTGQLGEVMRESAQAAVSYTRARAEQLGVAEDFSEHLDVHIHVPEAAIPKDGPSAGITMATALVSVLTGAPVRREVAMTGEITLRGHVLPIGGLKEKLLAAHRAGIETVLIPKENVRDLELLPAHVREEMEIVPVEHMDEVLRRALVRPGAVQRPSRRRSAR